In the Sarcophilus harrisii chromosome 3, mSarHar1.11, whole genome shotgun sequence genome, one interval contains:
- the ZIC1 gene encoding zinc finger protein ZIC 1 has translation MLLDAGPQYPAIGVTTFGTSRHHSAGDVTDREVGLGINPFADGMGAFKINPSTHELASAGQTAFTSQAPGYAAAAALGHHHHPTHVSSYSSAAFNSTRDFLFRNRGFGEAAASAQHSLFASAAAGGFAGPHGHTDAAGHLLFPGLHEQAAGHASPNVVNGQMRLGFSGDMYGRPDQYGQVTSPRSEHYASTQLHGYGHMNMNMAAHHGAGAFFRYMRQPIKQELICKWIEPEQLSNPKKSCNKTFSTMHELVTHVTVEHVGGPEQSNHICFWEECPREGKPFKAKYKLVNHIRVHTGEKPFPCPFPGCGKVFARSENLKIHKRTHTGEKPFKCEFEGCDRRFANSSDRKKHMHVHTSDKPYLCKMCDKSYTHPSSLRKHMKVHESSSQGSQPSPAASSGYESSTPPTIVSPSTENQTTSSLSPSSSAVHHTSGHSTLSSNFNEWYV, from the exons ATGCTTCTGGACGCCGGACCCCAGTATCCCGCCATCGGGGTGACTACCTTCGGAACGTCTCGCCACCACTCCGCAGGCGATGTGACGGACAGAGAGGTGGGCTTGGGCATCAACCCCTTCGCCGACGGCATGGGAGCCTTTAAAATTAACCCCAGCACCCACGAGCTGGCCTCGGCCGGCCAGACCGCCTTCACCTCGCAGGCTCCCGGCTACGCGGCCGCAGCCGCCCTGGGCCACCATCACCACCCGACCCATGTCAGTTCGTACTCGAGTGCCGCTTTCAACTCGACCCGGGACTTTCTGTTCCGCAACCGGGGCTTCGGCGAGGCGGCGGCCAGCGCGCAGCACAGCCTCTTCGCCTCGGCCGCTGCGGGCGGCTTTGCCGGGCCCCACGGGCACACCGACGCCGCGGGCCACCTTCTTTTCCCGGGGCTTCATGAGCAGGCGGCCGGCCACGCTTCGCCCAATGTAGTGAACGGACAGATGCGCCTGGGCTTCTCCGGGGACATGTACGGGCGGCCTGATCAGTACGGCCAGGTCACCAGCCCGCGCTCGGAGCACTACGCTTCCACCCAGCTACACGGCTACGGGCACATGAACATGAACATGGCTGCCCACCACGGGGCGGGGGCCTTTTTTCGCTACATGCGGCAACCCATCAAACAGGAACTCATCTGTAAGTGGATTGAGCCCGAGCAGTTGTCCAACCCCAAAAAGTCCTGCAACAAAACTTTCAGCACCATGCACGAGTTGGTAACTCATGTCACGGTGGAGCACGTTGGCGGCCCGGAGCAGTCCAATCACATCTGCTTCTGGGAAGAGTGTCCGAGAGAGGGGAAACCTTTCAAAGCCAAATACAAACTTGTAAACCACATCCGAGTCCACACGGGGGAAAAGCCCTTCCCCTGTCCCTTTCCTGGCTGTGGGAAAGTGTTTGCCCGATCAGAGAATTTAAAGATTCACAAAAGAACTCACACAG GTGAAAAACCATTTAAGTGTGAATTCGAAGGCTGTGACAGGCGATTTGCAAATAGCAGCGACCGCAAAAAGCACATGCATGTGCATACTTCTGATAAACCTTATCTCTGCAAAATGTGTGATAAGTCCTACACCCATCCGAGCTCACTCAGAAAACACATGAAG GTCCACGAATCCTCTTCCCAGGGATCGCAGCCTTCTCCAGCCGCCAGTTCAGGTTACGAATCTTCTACCCCACCCACCATCGTGTCTCCTTCCACTGAAAACCAGACTACGAGCTCCCTTTCTCCATCCTCTTCAGCAGTCCATCACACGTCTGGTCACAGCACGCTCTCGTCAAATTTTAACGAATGGTacgtttaa